The sequence below is a genomic window from Arthrobacter sp. U41.
TGTTCCCGCCCGGACCGATTCGAACCTCCTAGTCGGGACCTGGAACATCCGTGCCCTGGGCGACCTGACCGCCAAGTGGCTGGCCGGGCCCAAGGACTCACCGAAGCGTGACTGGCATGCCAGCGCCTGCCTGGCCGCGGTGATCACCCGGTTCAACGTCGTCGCCGTCCAGGAGTCCCGCCGCAAACCCGTGGCCCTGAAGCGGCTTATGGCGACCCTGGGCCCGCACTGGCAGGTCATCATCTCCGACGTCACCGAAGGATCCGCCGGCAACGGTGAACGCCTCGCGTTCCTGTACGAGAGCAACCGGGTCCAGCCCTCGGGCCTGGTCGGGGAGATCGTGCTTACCCCGCTCGGGGATGACCCGAAGCGCCAGTTCGCCCGCACCCCGTACACCGCCAGCTTCTCCCGGGCCGGCGTGGAATTCACCCTCGCCTCCGTCCACATCCTGTGGGGCAAGAAACCCGCCGAGCGCCTACCTGAGATCACCGCCTTCGCCCAATGGATGCGTGACTGGGCCGTCCGGCCCAACGACTGGAACTCCAACCTCATCGTCCTCGGCGACTTCAGCCTGGACCGGATCGGCGACCCGCTCTACGAAGCCTTCATCTCCACGGGTCTCTGGCCGCCTGCGGAGCTGAACGCCGCCCCCGGACGATTTTCGATGACGACAAGACCCGGCACTTCTACGACCAGCTCGCCTGGTTCTCCAAACCCGACGGCACTTCCCTGCTCCGGGGCCTGACCTACGGGCAGCGGGCCGGATCCTTCGACTTCATCCCGCACATCTACCGGGGGCTCACCCGCAGCGAAGTGTCCTGGCGGATCTCTGACCACTACCCGCTCTGGTGCGAGTTCCGGCTGGGTCAACGGAGAAGACCCCGCCCGCGACAACAGGTGCCGTGGGTGGGGTTCGACCGGGCCTAGCCTTTGCGGCCGGCCAAAATGAGGAGTGCGTCTCCGGCCGGGCGTTCACCGGTTTCGTCGGAGGGGGAGTTTACGACCTGGCCGTCCTGGACCATGGTGGTTGATCCTCCGCCGTCGAGGTTGATCGCGTCAACCATGCCCAGTGAGCGGGCCACGTCGGCGGCTTCTTTGATGCTCAGTCCGAGGGACGTCGTCTGGCGCCCGTCGGCTGTGACCAGGAGGGTGCGGCCCTGGGCGTCAACGCCTGCAATCGTACGCGGGTTGCGCTTGTGCACCCACCCGTAGAAAAAGGAGTTGCTGTCGTCGGTGCGGACCATGCCGTCGCGCCTGGCGGTCACGTTGAGCTCACCGTTTTGGACGAGTGTGGGTCCGCCGTTGACAACGTCGGTGGTGGCGCTGGTCTTGAGGAGCTTTCCGCCCTCGTTGAGGAGGTCTGTCTCTACCTTGAGCTTGGAGCCGGGTTTAGCCAGGGCGGCGAGCTTGTCGACGTCGGTTCCGATCGCCTGCAGGGTGTGGCCGCCGGCCGGGACGGCGGTGCCCCGGGTGTTGTTCACGGCGGTGACCGTGCCGTGGGCGTCGAGGACGGCTTCAAGTCCTGGACCGGACGGTGTCAAGGCGCCGAAGTCAGGGGTGAAGGCGACGATCTCGTTCGCGTCGGTGCAGGTGAAGTCGTGCAGCGGCGGGTTCGTCGGAGTGTCGTCGGTGCCGCCGCAGTTGCGGATGAGGCCCGGCACCCGGTTCAATCCGTCCAGAGCGAGCGTTGCTGTGTTGCCGGGGGCCGTGACTGTGCCGTGCCAGCGCAGTCGCTGGATGGAGGTCTCGTTCTTGGCGCCGATGACCAGGGAGGGCCGGTCCCCGACGGGCTCGCTGAGGACCTTGCCGTCGTGTACTGCCGCGCCTGCGGGATCGCCCGGGGCTCCGGCGGCAGGGTCCATGACGAAGTAGCCGCCGTTGGTCGCAGCGAGGGCGCCCGATGCCGCCGCGAGCTGGCTGGTCTTTTCCCGGTCCTCGAGGTTGGGGCCGAAGGAGGACGTGAGGTCGCCGCCGGAACTCCTTGGGGTCGATAGTGAGGACCTCCAGCTTCCAGGGCCCATGGTCGTTCTCGCTGGAGTTTTCGTCGCCGTCCCAGCCGGTGTAGATCACCGAGGATTTGTAGCCGGCCGCCTTGACTTGAGCGACTGTCGCGGCGCCGTCGGCTTTGGCCGTGAAGTGTCCGGCACGCACGCGGTAGCCGAGATCCCCTCCGGCGTCGGCCAGCTGCGGTGACTGGACATGTTCGACGCGGGCAACAACGCCTGCGGCGTTGAGCTTGTCGGCGACCTTCTGGGCCTGCGTTTGGGTGGACAGCGCTGACGCCGGCGCGTCCGGATCCGGGGAGGTGGACGGAACGGCAATCTCAGCGGTCCAGAA
It includes:
- a CDS encoding phosphodiester glycosidase family protein, whose translation is MGPGSWRSSLSTPRSSGGDLTSSFGPNLEDREKTSQLAAASGALAATNGGYFVMDPAAGAPGDPAGAAVHDGKVLSEPVGDRPSLVIGAKNETSIQRLRWHGTVTAPGNTATLALDGLNRVPGLIRNCGGTDDTPTNPPLHDFTCTDANEIVAFTPDFGALTPSGPGLEAVLDAHGTVTAVNNTRGTAVPAGGHTLQAIGTDVDKLAALAKPGSKLKVETDLLNEGGKLLKTSATTDVVNGGPTLVQNGELNVTARRDGMVRTDDSNSFFYGWVHKRNPRTIAGVDAQGRTLLVTADGRQTTSLGLSIKEAADVARSLGMVDAINLDGGGSTTMVQDGQVVNSPSDETGERPAGDALLILAGRKG